One window from the genome of Solea solea chromosome 13, fSolSol10.1, whole genome shotgun sequence encodes:
- the sybu gene encoding syntabulin isoform X1: MGPFQEYEEKKSQEKGGPRSRIPRLVLHPFRPKDKGSPQSDSPFSEEEGKECDMSSDSKRTISTNSFCSDDTGCPTSQSVSPSKTPPDSEKSAHGSPPLPERKTKVKRVRVMAEWSGEPRSTARHKRGLRSAMKATGSEADFSSSSSTGSLKTRQSLPSNSAGKKAPSRSRGPHIRALPVFKPAGISTANRDSELYAPFRTPPRAASSTNSSSCTSSPTSRRANLSSYHSCGDNHGIKPPNPEQYLTPLQQKEVAIRHLKIKLLESDNRVHDRETEIGDLKAQLGRMREDWIEEECHRVEAQLSLKEARKEIKQLRQVVETMKSSLMEKDKGIQKYFIDINIQNRKLESLLHSMELAQNGTNLQEENTLDFICDSPEGGGKRMRGGEEGGLELGDHGAEALADSGLLVNDEMANRADILEQVFMSTAVDFSQDSIEKMRADAESGPGVSALLEDDQLINKPTPDLPNTVSTTVTISSDTPSQQSTEDQGIQTDAVPMSTDLQTLLFQLLTFHGAVDVGPSASNSLLSLSSLPTSIHPELPDSALHPPSIPSPVNPENPCTTDSSMCCSELAQNPRFMEELDFSVDDVERCPSPGLQVVGKQYWSNSFLVDLVAVAAPVLPTVAWLYSRHGVDGSSPVYNIAALIRGCCVMGLHSLRHVIHRPDV; encoded by the exons ATGGGACCATTCCAAGAGTATGAG GAAAAGAAGTCACAAGAGAAGGGAGGCCCCCGTAGTCGCATCCCACGCTTGGTCCTCCATCCCTTCCGACCAAAGGACAAAGGATCGCCTCAGTCTGACTCACCATTTTCAGAGGAGGAGGGCAAAGAGTGTGACATGAGCTCAGACTCCAAGAGAACCATCAGCACCAACAGCTTCTGCTCTG ATGACACTGGCTGCCCCACTAGTCAGTCTGTGTCCCCCTCCAAAACCCCACCAGACTCTGAGAAGAGTGCCCACGGGTCGCCACCTCTCCCCGAGCGCAAGACCAAAGTGAAGCGAGTCAGGGTGATGGCAGAGTGGAGCGGGGAGCCACGGAGCACGGCCAGGCACAAGAGGGGGCTAAGGTCGGCCATGAAAGCTACAG GTAGTGAAGCAGacttcagctcctccagcagcaCAGGCAGCCTAAAGACCAGGCAGAGCCTCCCTTCTAATTCAGCTGGAAAGAAGGCTCCTTCAAGAAG TCGTGGGCCCCACATCAGAGCGCTCCCCGTGTTCAAGCCAGCCGGGATTTCAACAGCCAACCGCGATTCGGAGCTTTACGCTCCCTTCAGGACTCCTCCCAGAGCTGCCTCCTcaaccaacagcagcagctgcacctCCAGCCCCACCTCCAG AAGAGCCAACCTGAGCAGCTACCATTCCTGTGGAGACAACCATGGCATCAAACCCCCAAACCCCGAGCAGTACCTTACGCCCCTGCAACAGAAGGAAGTGGCCATCAGACACCTGAAGATCAAACTTTTGGAGTCTGACAACAGAGTCCATGACAG agagacagagattggGGATCTCAAGGCCCAGCTCGGCAGAATGAGGGAAGACTGGATTGAAGAGGAGTGTCATCGGGTGGAGGCTCAGCTGTCCCTCAAAGAGGCTCGCAAGGAGATCAAACAGCTACGTCAGGTGGTGGAGACCATGAAGAGCAGCCTGATGGAAAAGGACAAGGGTATACAGAAGTACTTCATTGATATCAATATTCAAAACAGGAAGTTGGAGTCCCTGCTGCATAGCATGGAGCTTGCTCAGAATGGTACCAACCTACAAGAAGAAAACACCTTGGACTTCATCTGTGACAGTCCTGAAGGTGGCGGGAAGAGGatgagagggggggaggagggggggctGGAGCTGGGAGACCATGGCGCAGAGGCGTTGGCGGACAGTGGGCTACTGGTAAACGATGAGATGGCCAACAGAGCGGACATTTTGGAGCAGGTCTTCATGTCCACGGCAGTGGATTTCAGTCAGGACTCTATTGAGAAGATGAGAGCTGATGCAGAGTCTGGACCTGGGGTGTCTGCGCTGTTGGAAGATGATCAGTTGATTAACAAACCCACACCAGATCTACCAAATACAGTTTCCACCACTGTGACCATTTCTTCAGACACACCCTCTCAGCAGAGCACAGAAGACCAAGGAATCCAGACAGACGCAGTGCCCATGTCTACAGATCTGCAGACTCTGCTTTTCCAGCTGCTGACATTTCACGGGGCTGTAGATGTAGGTCCATCAGCCTCCAACAGTCTTCTGAGCCTCTCCAGCCTGCCCACCTCCATCCATCCTGAGCTCCCTGACTCTGCACTACACCCACCCAGCATACCCAGCCCTGTTAACCCAGAGAACCCCTGCACCACTGATTCTAGCATGTGCTGCTCGGAGCTTGCGCAGAACCCACGGTTTATGGAGGAGTTGGACTTTAGTGTCGACGATGTGGAACGATGCCCGTCACCGGGACTGCAAGTGGTCGGCAAGCAGTACTGGAGCAACAGTTTCCTGGTCGATCTGGTGGCAGTAGCAGCCCCCGTGCTGCCCACAGTGGCATGGCTCTACTCGAGGCATGGTGTGGATGGAAGCTCTCCAGTGTACAACATTGCTGCCCTTATCAGGGGCTGCTGCGTCATGGGATTGCACTCTCTTCGCCATGTCATTCACAGGCCAGATGTGTAA
- the sybu gene encoding syntabulin isoform X3, with product MVLFDGKRCYSGSEADFSSSSSTGSLKTRQSLPSNSAGKKAPSRSRGPHIRALPVFKPAGISTANRDSELYAPFRTPPRAASSTNSSSCTSSPTSRRANLSSYHSCGDNHGIKPPNPEQYLTPLQQKEVAIRHLKIKLLESDNRVHDRETEIGDLKAQLGRMREDWIEEECHRVEAQLSLKEARKEIKQLRQVVETMKSSLMEKDKGIQKYFIDINIQNRKLESLLHSMELAQNGTNLQEENTLDFICDSPEGGGKRMRGGEEGGLELGDHGAEALADSGLLVNDEMANRADILEQVFMSTAVDFSQDSIEKMRADAESGPGVSALLEDDQLINKPTPDLPNTVSTTVTISSDTPSQQSTEDQGIQTDAVPMSTDLQTLLFQLLTFHGAVDVGPSASNSLLSLSSLPTSIHPELPDSALHPPSIPSPVNPENPCTTDSSMCCSELAQNPRFMEELDFSVDDVERCPSPGLQVVGKQYWSNSFLVDLVAVAAPVLPTVAWLYSRHGVDGSSPVYNIAALIRGCCVMGLHSLRHVIHRPDV from the exons ATGGTTTTGTTTGATGGCAAGAGATGCTACTCGG GTAGTGAAGCAGacttcagctcctccagcagcaCAGGCAGCCTAAAGACCAGGCAGAGCCTCCCTTCTAATTCAGCTGGAAAGAAGGCTCCTTCAAGAAG TCGTGGGCCCCACATCAGAGCGCTCCCCGTGTTCAAGCCAGCCGGGATTTCAACAGCCAACCGCGATTCGGAGCTTTACGCTCCCTTCAGGACTCCTCCCAGAGCTGCCTCCTcaaccaacagcagcagctgcacctCCAGCCCCACCTCCAG AAGAGCCAACCTGAGCAGCTACCATTCCTGTGGAGACAACCATGGCATCAAACCCCCAAACCCCGAGCAGTACCTTACGCCCCTGCAACAGAAGGAAGTGGCCATCAGACACCTGAAGATCAAACTTTTGGAGTCTGACAACAGAGTCCATGACAG agagacagagattggGGATCTCAAGGCCCAGCTCGGCAGAATGAGGGAAGACTGGATTGAAGAGGAGTGTCATCGGGTGGAGGCTCAGCTGTCCCTCAAAGAGGCTCGCAAGGAGATCAAACAGCTACGTCAGGTGGTGGAGACCATGAAGAGCAGCCTGATGGAAAAGGACAAGGGTATACAGAAGTACTTCATTGATATCAATATTCAAAACAGGAAGTTGGAGTCCCTGCTGCATAGCATGGAGCTTGCTCAGAATGGTACCAACCTACAAGAAGAAAACACCTTGGACTTCATCTGTGACAGTCCTGAAGGTGGCGGGAAGAGGatgagagggggggaggagggggggctGGAGCTGGGAGACCATGGCGCAGAGGCGTTGGCGGACAGTGGGCTACTGGTAAACGATGAGATGGCCAACAGAGCGGACATTTTGGAGCAGGTCTTCATGTCCACGGCAGTGGATTTCAGTCAGGACTCTATTGAGAAGATGAGAGCTGATGCAGAGTCTGGACCTGGGGTGTCTGCGCTGTTGGAAGATGATCAGTTGATTAACAAACCCACACCAGATCTACCAAATACAGTTTCCACCACTGTGACCATTTCTTCAGACACACCCTCTCAGCAGAGCACAGAAGACCAAGGAATCCAGACAGACGCAGTGCCCATGTCTACAGATCTGCAGACTCTGCTTTTCCAGCTGCTGACATTTCACGGGGCTGTAGATGTAGGTCCATCAGCCTCCAACAGTCTTCTGAGCCTCTCCAGCCTGCCCACCTCCATCCATCCTGAGCTCCCTGACTCTGCACTACACCCACCCAGCATACCCAGCCCTGTTAACCCAGAGAACCCCTGCACCACTGATTCTAGCATGTGCTGCTCGGAGCTTGCGCAGAACCCACGGTTTATGGAGGAGTTGGACTTTAGTGTCGACGATGTGGAACGATGCCCGTCACCGGGACTGCAAGTGGTCGGCAAGCAGTACTGGAGCAACAGTTTCCTGGTCGATCTGGTGGCAGTAGCAGCCCCCGTGCTGCCCACAGTGGCATGGCTCTACTCGAGGCATGGTGTGGATGGAAGCTCTCCAGTGTACAACATTGCTGCCCTTATCAGGGGCTGCTGCGTCATGGGATTGCACTCTCTTCGCCATGTCATTCACAGGCCAGATGTGTAA
- the sybu gene encoding syntabulin isoform X2: MGPFQEYEEKKSQEKGGPRSRIPRLVLHPFRPKDKGSPQSDSPFSEEEGKECDMSSDSKRTISTNSFCSDSEKSAHGSPPLPERKTKVKRVRVMAEWSGEPRSTARHKRGLRSAMKATGSEADFSSSSSTGSLKTRQSLPSNSAGKKAPSRSRGPHIRALPVFKPAGISTANRDSELYAPFRTPPRAASSTNSSSCTSSPTSRRANLSSYHSCGDNHGIKPPNPEQYLTPLQQKEVAIRHLKIKLLESDNRVHDRETEIGDLKAQLGRMREDWIEEECHRVEAQLSLKEARKEIKQLRQVVETMKSSLMEKDKGIQKYFIDINIQNRKLESLLHSMELAQNGTNLQEENTLDFICDSPEGGGKRMRGGEEGGLELGDHGAEALADSGLLVNDEMANRADILEQVFMSTAVDFSQDSIEKMRADAESGPGVSALLEDDQLINKPTPDLPNTVSTTVTISSDTPSQQSTEDQGIQTDAVPMSTDLQTLLFQLLTFHGAVDVGPSASNSLLSLSSLPTSIHPELPDSALHPPSIPSPVNPENPCTTDSSMCCSELAQNPRFMEELDFSVDDVERCPSPGLQVVGKQYWSNSFLVDLVAVAAPVLPTVAWLYSRHGVDGSSPVYNIAALIRGCCVMGLHSLRHVIHRPDV, translated from the exons ATGGGACCATTCCAAGAGTATGAG GAAAAGAAGTCACAAGAGAAGGGAGGCCCCCGTAGTCGCATCCCACGCTTGGTCCTCCATCCCTTCCGACCAAAGGACAAAGGATCGCCTCAGTCTGACTCACCATTTTCAGAGGAGGAGGGCAAAGAGTGTGACATGAGCTCAGACTCCAAGAGAACCATCAGCACCAACAGCTTCTGCTCTG ACTCTGAGAAGAGTGCCCACGGGTCGCCACCTCTCCCCGAGCGCAAGACCAAAGTGAAGCGAGTCAGGGTGATGGCAGAGTGGAGCGGGGAGCCACGGAGCACGGCCAGGCACAAGAGGGGGCTAAGGTCGGCCATGAAAGCTACAG GTAGTGAAGCAGacttcagctcctccagcagcaCAGGCAGCCTAAAGACCAGGCAGAGCCTCCCTTCTAATTCAGCTGGAAAGAAGGCTCCTTCAAGAAG TCGTGGGCCCCACATCAGAGCGCTCCCCGTGTTCAAGCCAGCCGGGATTTCAACAGCCAACCGCGATTCGGAGCTTTACGCTCCCTTCAGGACTCCTCCCAGAGCTGCCTCCTcaaccaacagcagcagctgcacctCCAGCCCCACCTCCAG AAGAGCCAACCTGAGCAGCTACCATTCCTGTGGAGACAACCATGGCATCAAACCCCCAAACCCCGAGCAGTACCTTACGCCCCTGCAACAGAAGGAAGTGGCCATCAGACACCTGAAGATCAAACTTTTGGAGTCTGACAACAGAGTCCATGACAG agagacagagattggGGATCTCAAGGCCCAGCTCGGCAGAATGAGGGAAGACTGGATTGAAGAGGAGTGTCATCGGGTGGAGGCTCAGCTGTCCCTCAAAGAGGCTCGCAAGGAGATCAAACAGCTACGTCAGGTGGTGGAGACCATGAAGAGCAGCCTGATGGAAAAGGACAAGGGTATACAGAAGTACTTCATTGATATCAATATTCAAAACAGGAAGTTGGAGTCCCTGCTGCATAGCATGGAGCTTGCTCAGAATGGTACCAACCTACAAGAAGAAAACACCTTGGACTTCATCTGTGACAGTCCTGAAGGTGGCGGGAAGAGGatgagagggggggaggagggggggctGGAGCTGGGAGACCATGGCGCAGAGGCGTTGGCGGACAGTGGGCTACTGGTAAACGATGAGATGGCCAACAGAGCGGACATTTTGGAGCAGGTCTTCATGTCCACGGCAGTGGATTTCAGTCAGGACTCTATTGAGAAGATGAGAGCTGATGCAGAGTCTGGACCTGGGGTGTCTGCGCTGTTGGAAGATGATCAGTTGATTAACAAACCCACACCAGATCTACCAAATACAGTTTCCACCACTGTGACCATTTCTTCAGACACACCCTCTCAGCAGAGCACAGAAGACCAAGGAATCCAGACAGACGCAGTGCCCATGTCTACAGATCTGCAGACTCTGCTTTTCCAGCTGCTGACATTTCACGGGGCTGTAGATGTAGGTCCATCAGCCTCCAACAGTCTTCTGAGCCTCTCCAGCCTGCCCACCTCCATCCATCCTGAGCTCCCTGACTCTGCACTACACCCACCCAGCATACCCAGCCCTGTTAACCCAGAGAACCCCTGCACCACTGATTCTAGCATGTGCTGCTCGGAGCTTGCGCAGAACCCACGGTTTATGGAGGAGTTGGACTTTAGTGTCGACGATGTGGAACGATGCCCGTCACCGGGACTGCAAGTGGTCGGCAAGCAGTACTGGAGCAACAGTTTCCTGGTCGATCTGGTGGCAGTAGCAGCCCCCGTGCTGCCCACAGTGGCATGGCTCTACTCGAGGCATGGTGTGGATGGAAGCTCTCCAGTGTACAACATTGCTGCCCTTATCAGGGGCTGCTGCGTCATGGGATTGCACTCTCTTCGCCATGTCATTCACAGGCCAGATGTGTAA
- the ebag9 gene encoding receptor-binding cancer antigen expressed on SiSo cells — MAITQFRLFRICHCLASLLTFFKRLICRSGRGRKLSGDQITLPTTVDFSSSVPKQPEIEEWSSWDEDAPTSIMIEGGNGNVSPTPNDGEEEPDYFKDMAPTIRKTQKILLKKREPLNYLMPDGSAGFSSRLAASQDMMTFSPPSTELGEMDTWQEDTNAWEEGSDATWEAEEVLRQQKMADREKRSMEQQRKKMEKDAQRMMKKEQKIAVKLS, encoded by the exons ATGGCCATCACACAGTTCCGCCTCTTCAGGATTTGCCACTGTTTAGCCAGCTTACTGACTTTCTTCAAAAGGTTGATATGCAG GAGTGGAAGGGGGCGCAAGCTCAGTGGTGATCAAATAACTCTCCCAACAACAGTGGATTTTTCATCATCAGTACCAAAACAG CCAGAGATTGAAGAATGGAGCTCTTGGGATGAAGATGCGCCTACAAGTATTATGATTGAAGGTGGAAACGGAAATGTTTCCCCAACACCCAATGATGGGGAAGAAGAGCCAGACTACTTCAAAGACATGGCTCCCACCATCAGGAAAACACAGAAG ATCTTGCTGAAGAAAAGGGAGCCTCTAAACTACCTGATGCCTGATGGCTCAGCAGGATTCTCCAGCAGACTGGCAGCCTCTCAGGATATGATGACCTTCAGTCCGCCCTCA ACGGAGCTTGGAGAAATGGATACTTGGCAGGAGGACACAAACGCTTGGGAGGAAGGGTCTGATGCTACCTGGGAGGCAGAGGAGGTGCTCAG ACAACAAAAGATGGCAGACAGAGAAAAGCGATCCATGGAGCAACAAAGGAAGAAGATGGAGAAAGACGCTCAGAGAATGatgaaaaaggagcagaagatTGCCGTGAAGCTCTCATAA